One stretch of Bacteroidota bacterium DNA includes these proteins:
- the lpdA gene encoding dihydrolipoyl dehydrogenase, translating to MADKQYDVVIIGGGPGGYVAGIRAGQLGLKTLVVEKDKLGGICLNWGCIPTKALIKNAEVLTTFKHAEDFGFSYENLTADFSKAVKRSRDISTKSSKGIEFLFKKNKVDHLYGTAKIASKGVVEVDVAGKKEKINAKHIIVSTGARPRILPNIQVDYKQIITSSEAMVLPEVPKRMVIIGSGAIGSEFAYIYNAYGSKVTIIEMLDSLLPIEDREITKVLRRNFEKSGIEVLVDTKVESVTTGKEATVKYSNKDGVKEIKADIVLSAIGVQGNIENLGLEALGVKTEKSFIKVDKHLKTNIDGVYAIGDVAGPPCLAHKASHEGIVCVEAIAGKHPHAVDYDNIPGCTYCQPQVASVGMTEEKARAAGKEIKVGRYPFRSHGKALALNETEGMVKLIFDAKYGELLGAHIIGPEATEMIAELATARTLETTAEQLYNTIHAHPTLTEGVMEAALDAYGRAIHI from the coding sequence ATGGCAGATAAGCAATATGATGTTGTTATTATTGGCGGCGGTCCCGGTGGATATGTAGCGGGAATCCGAGCAGGACAATTAGGACTTAAAACTCTTGTCGTTGAAAAAGATAAACTCGGCGGTATTTGTTTGAATTGGGGATGTATACCGACAAAAGCGTTAATCAAGAATGCAGAAGTACTGACTACTTTTAAACATGCGGAAGATTTTGGATTCTCTTATGAAAATCTTACGGCGGATTTTTCAAAAGCGGTAAAAAGAAGTCGCGATATCTCTACAAAGAGTTCAAAAGGAATTGAATTTCTTTTCAAGAAAAACAAAGTGGATCATCTGTATGGGACTGCAAAGATTGCATCGAAGGGAGTTGTGGAAGTTGATGTAGCAGGGAAAAAGGAAAAGATCAATGCAAAACATATTATCGTTTCTACCGGCGCGCGTCCACGTATCCTTCCAAATATTCAGGTTGATTATAAACAGATCATCACCAGTTCTGAAGCGATGGTGCTTCCTGAGGTTCCGAAACGCATGGTGATCATCGGATCAGGAGCGATCGGTTCTGAGTTCGCATATATCTACAATGCGTACGGTTCAAAAGTGACGATTATTGAAATGCTCGATAGTTTGCTGCCCATTGAAGATCGCGAAATCACGAAAGTCCTTCGTCGAAATTTTGAAAAATCCGGTATTGAAGTGTTAGTCGATACAAAAGTGGAAAGCGTTACGACCGGTAAAGAAGCAACAGTGAAATATTCGAATAAGGATGGTGTCAAAGAGATTAAAGCCGATATTGTTTTAAGTGCAATCGGTGTACAAGGGAATATTGAAAATCTTGGATTAGAAGCGCTCGGTGTAAAGACGGAAAAATCATTTATTAAAGTCGATAAGCATTTAAAAACAAATATTGATGGTGTTTACGCCATTGGCGATGTTGCCGGTCCGCCATGTCTTGCGCATAAAGCATCACACGAAGGAATTGTTTGCGTGGAAGCGATCGCAGGAAAACATCCGCACGCAGTTGATTATGACAACATTCCTGGTTGTACGTATTGCCAACCTCAGGTTGCCAGCGTTGGTATGACAGAAGAAAAAGCGCGTGCAGCTGGAAAAGAGATTAAAGTTGGACGATATCCTTTCCGTTCACATGGAAAAGCATTGGCCTTGAACGAGACTGAAGGAATGGTCAAGTTGATTTTTGACGCAAAGTATGGTGAATTGCTCGGTGCACACATCATCGGTCCAGAAGCGACCGAGATGATTGCAGAACTTGCAACAGCACGCACGTTGGAAACTACAGCGGAACAATTGTATAACACAATCCATGCTCACCCGACATTAACTGAAGGGGTTATGGAAGCGGCGTTGGATGCATACGGTCGTGCGATTCATATTTAA
- the rpsU gene encoding 30S ribosomal protein S21 yields MVGIVVNENESIDRAIRRFKKKYERSGVLKEFKKRTFFTKPSVKKRMKLVKAVRRNQRTEEEEAM; encoded by the coding sequence TTGGTAGGAATCGTCGTAAACGAAAATGAATCAATTGACCGTGCAATCAGGCGCTTCAAAAAGAAATACGAACGCTCAGGGGTTCTGAAAGAATTCAAAAAGCGGACTTTTTTCACAAAACCATCAGTGAAAAAACGTATGAAGTTGGTAAAGGCAGTACGGAGAAACCAACGAACTGAAGAAGAAGAAGCAATGTAA
- a CDS encoding dipeptidase: MKVSIVIILCCAISAFSADHKKIHQKAIVVDTHNDVLLRAMRGEDLSVRTIEGHSDVVRLKEGGVDVQIFSVWCGTDYGNGTAFNRANAMIDTLQAIVGRSSDKMMLAKSYKEIEKILKKGKIAALIGVEGGHMIEDSLSYLDHLAKRGMNYLTLTWNNSTSWATSAADETEKGDSLAFKGLTEFGKTVVGRLNDLGVLVDLSHAGERTFWDVINMTKKPVIVSHSSVYAICPSRRNLKDDQIKAVAKNNGVICINFYSGFIDSNYSSRVKEIRANFKPLVDSIKHANTDHWKTELTIDSVLAPYYLEARPSLSVLIDHIDYIAKLVGPDYVGIGSDFDGVESLPKEMDDVTFLPNITRELLKRGYKEKDVKKILGGNVMRVLKANMK; encoded by the coding sequence ATGAAAGTATCAATCGTAATTATTCTTTGTTGTGCCATATCCGCATTTTCTGCCGATCATAAAAAAATACATCAAAAGGCGATCGTTGTCGATACGCATAACGATGTGTTGCTTCGTGCCATGCGAGGTGAAGATCTTTCAGTTCGGACAATCGAGGGACATTCCGATGTGGTCCGATTGAAAGAAGGTGGAGTGGATGTTCAAATATTTTCTGTGTGGTGTGGAACGGATTATGGAAATGGGACTGCCTTTAATCGAGCAAATGCCATGATCGATACACTGCAAGCCATTGTTGGGAGAAGTTCTGATAAGATGATGCTTGCCAAGAGCTACAAAGAAATTGAAAAGATTTTAAAGAAAGGTAAAATCGCTGCATTGATAGGTGTTGAAGGGGGGCATATGATTGAGGATAGTTTGTCTTACCTTGATCATCTGGCTAAGCGCGGCATGAATTATTTAACATTGACTTGGAATAACAGCACATCATGGGCGACATCAGCTGCTGATGAAACGGAAAAAGGAGATTCGCTGGCATTCAAAGGATTAACTGAATTCGGGAAAACTGTAGTAGGACGATTGAATGATCTGGGAGTGTTGGTTGATCTTTCACACGCAGGCGAAAGAACATTCTGGGATGTCATCAATATGACAAAAAAACCGGTGATCGTTTCACATTCGTCGGTTTATGCCATCTGTCCCAGCCGCAGGAACTTGAAAGATGATCAGATCAAAGCGGTAGCGAAAAATAACGGAGTAATTTGTATTAATTTCTATTCCGGTTTTATCGACAGCAATTATTCCTCACGTGTTAAAGAGATACGAGCCAATTTCAAACCGCTCGTCGATTCCATTAAACACGCGAATACCGACCATTGGAAAACCGAACTTACGATTGATTCAGTGCTGGCTCCTTATTATCTGGAAGCTCGGCCTTCGCTTTCGGTGTTGATTGATCATATTGATTATATCGCTAAACTTGTTGGACCTGACTATGTCGGTATTGGTAGTGATTTTGACGGTGTAGAATCATTACCAAAAGAGATGGACGATGTTACTTTTCTTCCGAATATTACAAGAGAATTATTAAAGAGGGGGTATAAGGAGAAAGATGTAAAAAAGATTCTTGGCGGAAATGTAATGAGGGTATTAAAAGCAAACATGAAATGA
- a CDS encoding sigma-70 family RNA polymerase sigma factor — MAKPAVINIINANIPHDQKSDDSLIMLFQGGEQEVFRYLVERYQEKVRNIIFSIFNDPDHVDDISQEVFIKVFQALQNFRFESSFYTWVYRITVNKCRDELRKKKVKRFFTFQSFEKTTNTKIENLATTTFDDENIRGVIEDSLKKLPEKFRMPIILKDIDGLSYDEIAEVLDCEVGTVKSRLSRGRTMLKEILMPILV; from the coding sequence ATGGCGAAACCTGCGGTTATCAATATCATAAACGCAAATATTCCTCATGATCAGAAAAGCGATGACTCGCTCATTATGCTTTTTCAAGGTGGGGAACAGGAGGTTTTTCGATATTTAGTAGAACGCTACCAGGAAAAGGTGCGCAATATTATCTTTTCCATTTTTAATGATCCCGATCATGTGGACGATATTTCGCAAGAAGTTTTCATTAAAGTCTTCCAAGCCCTTCAAAATTTTCGCTTTGAATCCTCCTTCTATACTTGGGTCTATCGGATTACGGTGAACAAGTGCAGAGATGAACTGCGAAAGAAAAAAGTTAAACGGTTCTTTACCTTCCAGAGTTTTGAAAAGACAACTAATACCAAGATTGAAAATCTCGCCACCACAACGTTTGATGATGAAAATATTCGAGGAGTGATTGAAGATTCTCTTAAAAAGCTTCCAGAAAAATTCCGTATGCCGATCATTCTGAAAGATATTGATGGATTGTCATATGATGAAATTGCGGAGGTATTGGATTGCGAAGTTGGTACAGTGAAATCCAGACTGTCACGAGGGCGAACTATGTTAAAGGAAATTTTGATGCCGATATTGGTATAA
- a CDS encoding histone H1 has protein sequence MSRFTELVELVQTFEKDFIKFYDKGNKSAGTRVRKHMAELKRKAQDIRIEVQELKGTSDESGASETAENA, from the coding sequence ATGAGTCGTTTTACAGAACTTGTCGAGTTAGTTCAAACGTTTGAAAAAGATTTTATCAAATTTTATGATAAAGGAAATAAATCTGCCGGTACACGAGTGCGCAAACACATGGCTGAATTGAAGCGTAAAGCACAAGATATTCGAATTGAAGTACAGGAATTAAAAGGTACTTCGGATGAATCCGGAGCTTCAGAAACAGCAGAAAATGCCTAA
- a CDS encoding type II CAAX endopeptidase family protein: MIEQSFLRRFSLYIVIVSLVFGILNFFKIQYQFYLWEIFIDLKIMLLFATIIFLYKKKQIILSQNQMTIVSFDWRKNILLFFIPTLLYIVSILAGLALKEITINKLDNAATLILASLFDIPAIYVFSITTILIEEMVFRGILFNSLHQVGSKMSAALFSSLIWTVFASSEIPGVEEIDIGLIFILVLYYASLGLFLSALMDRYKSIWPGYSVRMGIITLTPITLSSHLVESDSFFKASTAIFSAEGIVLSILMIVSAILLLRMKNVEHENVLP; encoded by the coding sequence ATGATTGAACAATCGTTTCTTCGTCGTTTTTCCCTTTATATCGTCATCGTATCGTTGGTCTTCGGCATCTTGAATTTTTTCAAGATCCAATATCAATTTTATCTTTGGGAAATATTTATCGATCTCAAGATTATGTTGTTGTTTGCGACGATAATATTCCTTTATAAGAAAAAACAGATAATTCTTTCGCAGAATCAAATGACAATAGTAAGTTTTGATTGGCGAAAAAATATCCTTCTTTTTTTTATTCCCACACTGCTCTATATCGTGTCAATTTTAGCAGGTCTTGCTCTGAAAGAGATTACAATCAATAAACTTGATAATGCGGCGACATTAATTTTGGCTTCGCTGTTTGATATACCGGCTATTTATGTTTTTTCTATAACCACAATACTTATTGAAGAAATGGTATTTCGAGGAATATTATTTAATTCATTACATCAAGTCGGGTCTAAAATGTCCGCAGCATTATTTTCATCTCTTATTTGGACCGTATTTGCTTCATCGGAAATACCAGGAGTGGAAGAAATCGATATTGGTCTTATATTCATCTTAGTATTGTATTATGCGTCTCTCGGTCTTTTTTTGTCCGCACTTATGGACAGATACAAATCAATTTGGCCTGGATATTCAGTAAGAATGGGCATTATTACTCTAACACCAATTACTTTGTCGTCACATCTGGTTGAATCTGATTCCTTCTTCAAAGCAAGCACTGCAATTTTTAGTGCCGAAGGGATCGTTCTTTCAATATTAATGATTGTATCTGCGATTCTGTTATTGCGAATGAAGAATGTTGAACATGAAAATGTGTTACCGTGA
- a CDS encoding 3-oxoacyl-ACP reductase family protein yields MISLWNQVVVITGGSRGIGAAAAVLFAKAGADVVITYTRNAKAANTVIENVKNEWRDGLAIKADVSKQSNANKIVKQTLKKFGRIDILVNNAGIWTYGKIGSMSEKVWKETMQVNLDGMFFMTNAVVPYMKKQKSGKIINISSTAGQRGEAEHSHYAASKGGMISFTKAIATELGPFNINVNSVAPGWVDTDLNNSVFSNKKYKEQERKKIPIQRIPTPNDIAGPILFLASDLSRHITGEIMNVNGGSVLVG; encoded by the coding sequence ATGATCAGTCTTTGGAATCAAGTTGTCGTAATTACTGGAGGTTCACGAGGTATTGGAGCGGCTGCGGCCGTTTTATTTGCTAAAGCAGGAGCCGATGTCGTCATTACTTATACCAGAAATGCAAAAGCAGCAAACACCGTTATCGAAAATGTGAAGAATGAGTGGCGTGATGGATTAGCTATTAAAGCGGATGTCTCAAAACAATCGAATGCAAACAAGATCGTTAAACAAACGCTGAAAAAATTTGGACGAATTGATATTTTAGTGAATAATGCCGGAATCTGGACATACGGTAAAATCGGATCGATGAGCGAAAAAGTGTGGAAGGAAACAATGCAGGTGAATCTCGATGGAATGTTTTTTATGACAAATGCTGTTGTTCCATATATGAAAAAACAGAAGTCAGGAAAAATCATCAATATCTCCAGTACTGCCGGTCAACGTGGTGAGGCAGAACACTCACACTATGCTGCCTCAAAGGGGGGAATGATCTCTTTTACCAAAGCGATCGCAACGGAATTAGGTCCATTCAATATAAATGTCAATTCTGTTGCCCCGGGATGGGTTGATACTGATTTGAATAATTCAGTTTTTTCAAATAAAAAATATAAAGAGCAGGAACGAAAAAAAATCCCGATACAAAGAATCCCAACGCCAAACGATATTGCCGGACCAATTCTTTTTCTTGCATCTGATCTTTCCAGACATATTACCGGTGAAATTATGAATGTGAACGGGGGAAGTGTTCTTGTCGGTTAA
- a CDS encoding Fur family transcriptional regulator, with the protein MDLQLAKDNFTKYLKSGSYRITPERFVILEAVMSYDGHFDADELFFQMKTGGQKVSRATVYNTLDLLQDCGLISKYRFGENHSRYEIAFGRPHHHHLICLECGDIIEFVNDRIEKVQKEVSEANKFKVQTSTLQIFGICTKCQK; encoded by the coding sequence ATGGATCTCCAATTAGCAAAAGATAATTTCACAAAGTATTTAAAATCAGGAAGTTACAGAATCACTCCAGAGCGGTTCGTGATTCTTGAAGCAGTGATGAGTTATGACGGACATTTCGACGCCGACGAACTCTTCTTTCAAATGAAAACCGGAGGACAAAAAGTTTCTCGTGCTACGGTTTATAATACACTCGATCTTCTTCAGGATTGTGGATTGATTTCGAAGTATCGATTCGGAGAAAACCACTCTCGATATGAAATTGCATTCGGACGCCCTCATCATCATCATTTAATCTGTTTAGAGTGCGGCGATATTATTGAGTTTGTCAATGATCGGATTGAAAAAGTTCAAAAAGAAGTAAGTGAAGCAAATAAATTTAAAGTTCAGACTTCAACATTGCAGATTTTCGGTATCTGCACTAAATGCCAAAAATGA
- a CDS encoding FeoA family protein: protein MRTLAQIPAGTTVTVSHLDSHPDTCNRLREIGFCENATIRCVSNGSSQLICEVCNTRIGLNYTTANAIVVLPSLE, encoded by the coding sequence ATGAGAACATTAGCTCAAATACCTGCGGGAACAACTGTCACTGTCTCCCATCTTGATTCACATCCCGATACGTGTAATCGTCTGCGGGAAATCGGATTTTGCGAGAATGCGACAATACGCTGTGTCTCGAATGGTTCGTCGCAATTGATTTGTGAAGTGTGCAACACCAGAATTGGTTTGAACTATACGACGGCAAATGCAATTGTCGTTCTCCCTTCCCTGGAATAA
- the feoB gene encoding ferrous iron transport protein B: MKSAVPSFAINTIALIGNPNCGKTTLFNSLTGLRHKVGNYPGVTVEKKEGILSVGKRDVTILDLPGTYSLSANSPDEQIVSDVLFGRIPGTPIPDLVMFVADATNLERNLYLLSQIIDLTIPVVVSLNMIDRVKEAGIEIDTTILRQEFGVTFIPMVASKGIGVDQLIAALENVTTDRSVMRRWSVPEPVRIEHEELVSILVANEKMPEPAAFHEAQLLLSIPGPIKATSRSLTDETLSHVKMDHHNLQKLGVDRHSVFVESRYRWINSVYKKSVIHNSARRQQTTHDSIDAVLTHRIWGFVIFFALMAVMFQTIFTWANYPMELIGSGFDNLASLVSEVIPEGDLQNLIANGIIGGVGAVVTFLPQILFLFLFLGLLEDTGYMSRAAFIMDRVMSKVGLHGKSFIPLLSSFACAIPGIMATRTIENPRDRLVTILVAPLMSCSARLPVFSLLIASFVPNIMVFGYFSLPAIVLISMYLLGLVAALGTARILKSTILKGPTPAFIMELPPYRIPTLRNTLIHMWERSVLFLKNAGTIILGVSIILWFLATYPKLENGTSSEKLAYSFVGRAGHAIEPALKPLGFDWKIGIGIISSLLQREVFVGTLGTIYNIEHADEANASLKQQMQKDKDPMTGTPSFTLLTAICIMVYYVLAMQCLSTVAVVRRETNGWKWPAFQFAYMTILAYVGTLITYRVGLWILS, translated from the coding sequence ATGAAATCAGCCGTGCCATCCTTCGCTATTAACACTATCGCACTGATCGGAAATCCCAATTGCGGAAAGACGACACTATTTAATTCTCTAACCGGATTACGTCATAAGGTAGGAAATTACCCCGGCGTTACGGTAGAGAAAAAAGAAGGAATCTTAAGTGTTGGCAAAAGAGACGTAACCATTCTTGACTTACCTGGAACTTATTCATTATCTGCAAATTCACCCGACGAACAGATTGTTTCAGATGTCCTTTTCGGAAGGATTCCCGGAACACCCATTCCCGATCTGGTAATGTTCGTTGCTGATGCGACGAATCTGGAACGGAATCTGTACCTGCTGAGTCAAATTATTGATCTGACTATACCGGTAGTAGTTTCGCTGAATATGATCGATCGAGTAAAAGAAGCCGGCATTGAGATTGATACAACAATTCTTCGACAGGAGTTTGGTGTAACATTTATTCCAATGGTCGCAAGTAAAGGTATTGGCGTAGATCAACTAATCGCAGCGTTAGAAAACGTAACAACAGATAGATCTGTTATGCGACGATGGTCGGTTCCTGAACCGGTAAGGATTGAACATGAAGAATTGGTTTCCATCTTAGTCGCCAATGAAAAAATGCCTGAACCGGCCGCATTTCATGAAGCACAATTATTATTATCCATTCCCGGCCCAATCAAAGCTACTTCCCGCTCTCTAACTGATGAAACACTCTCCCATGTGAAAATGGATCATCACAATCTCCAGAAACTTGGCGTAGACCGTCATTCTGTCTTTGTAGAATCACGATATCGCTGGATCAATTCGGTCTATAAAAAAAGTGTCATCCACAACAGCGCACGCCGGCAACAGACAACACATGATTCCATCGATGCAGTGTTGACCCATCGAATTTGGGGATTCGTTATTTTTTTTGCGTTGATGGCGGTGATGTTTCAAACGATTTTTACGTGGGCAAACTATCCGATGGAATTAATCGGATCAGGATTCGATAATTTAGCGTCTCTGGTATCAGAAGTGATCCCGGAAGGTGATCTGCAAAATCTGATAGCAAATGGAATTATCGGCGGAGTTGGTGCGGTAGTAACATTCCTTCCCCAGATTCTCTTTCTCTTTTTATTTCTCGGTCTTCTGGAAGACACAGGATATATGTCCCGTGCGGCATTCATCATGGATAGAGTTATGAGCAAAGTGGGATTGCATGGAAAATCATTCATACCATTGCTTTCATCATTCGCATGTGCAATCCCCGGCATTATGGCAACACGGACTATTGAAAATCCGCGTGACAGACTGGTGACAATTCTTGTTGCACCTCTTATGAGCTGTAGCGCCAGACTGCCAGTCTTTTCACTATTAATTGCATCATTCGTCCCCAATATTATGGTGTTCGGATATTTCAGTTTACCGGCGATTGTTTTAATCTCCATGTATCTTCTCGGCCTGGTAGCAGCGTTGGGGACAGCCCGAATCTTAAAGAGCACTATTCTAAAAGGCCCGACTCCGGCGTTTATCATGGAATTGCCCCCCTACCGTATTCCAACCCTTCGCAATACACTCATCCATATGTGGGAAAGGTCGGTGCTGTTTTTGAAAAATGCGGGGACAATTATTTTAGGAGTATCCATTATCTTGTGGTTCCTTGCTACGTATCCGAAGCTTGAAAATGGAACATCGTCCGAAAAACTTGCTTATAGTTTTGTGGGTCGTGCGGGACATGCAATTGAACCTGCATTAAAACCGCTGGGATTTGATTGGAAGATAGGAATCGGCATTATCAGTTCTTTATTACAGCGCGAAGTCTTCGTTGGCACACTTGGAACAATCTATAATATTGAACATGCAGATGAGGCAAACGCATCATTAAAACAACAAATGCAAAAGGATAAGGATCCTATGACTGGCACTCCGTCGTTCACCTTATTGACTGCCATTTGCATTATGGTGTATTACGTCCTTGCCATGCAATGCTTGTCTACCGTTGCCGTTGTCCGGAGAGAAACGAATGGATGGAAATGGCCGGCATTTCAATTTGCGTATATGACGATCCTAGCATATGTCGGGACATTGATCACGTATCGGGTGGGGTTATGGATTTTATCGTAA